Proteins from a single region of Gordonia hongkongensis:
- a CDS encoding glycosyltransferase: MIAVNGSRGDAQPAVALAAELVGRGHTATLALPPDLVDFGSGAGVPTESYGSSTRALLDSEMVREDMRSKNPRTRLRAVSAMSVRDGRAMQQRLLELADGADAIIASSAGQERAHNVSAVLGIPHIPLHYCPIRRNSSVSLLAHLGIDAPAFVNDLSWRVAERALWLATRSAETTLRADLGLSPLNHPYSELIGRTGVPEIQAYDPALFDGLAAQWGRRRPLVGFFTLAAAQRAGVGDAGLDGASGAGTLADWLDAGDAPVYVGFGSMLPADPDGLADAFRTAARRLGIRLLVSGGWSGFMSTESGSATSESEASGLTDAIRVVGHVDHDTVLPRCRAAVHHGGAGSVAAGLRAGLPTLITWVGADQPIWGRAVSKAAVGATLPMARVTAESLIGALDTILDTEVRGRSAELRSRLIAPDEAVHAAADIVEDTMLVTTVRGAG; encoded by the coding sequence CAGCGGCGCAGGGGTTCCCACCGAGTCGTACGGGTCGAGCACCCGTGCCCTGCTCGACTCCGAGATGGTCCGGGAGGACATGCGGTCGAAGAACCCCCGGACCCGGTTGCGTGCGGTGTCGGCGATGTCGGTGCGGGATGGCCGGGCGATGCAGCAGCGGTTGCTCGAACTCGCCGACGGCGCGGATGCGATCATCGCGAGCAGCGCCGGTCAGGAACGCGCCCACAATGTCTCGGCGGTCCTCGGCATCCCCCACATCCCGTTGCACTACTGCCCCATCCGGCGCAACAGCTCGGTGTCGTTGCTCGCGCACCTGGGTATCGACGCCCCGGCGTTCGTCAACGACCTGAGCTGGCGCGTCGCCGAACGCGCCCTGTGGCTCGCCACCCGCTCGGCGGAGACCACGCTGCGGGCCGATCTCGGACTGTCGCCGCTGAACCACCCGTACTCCGAACTCATCGGCCGTACCGGCGTTCCCGAGATCCAGGCCTACGATCCGGCCCTCTTCGACGGACTCGCGGCCCAGTGGGGCCGGCGCCGGCCGCTGGTCGGGTTCTTCACCCTTGCGGCCGCGCAACGCGCCGGGGTGGGCGACGCCGGACTCGACGGGGCCTCGGGAGCGGGGACGCTGGCCGACTGGCTCGACGCCGGCGACGCCCCGGTGTACGTCGGCTTCGGCAGCATGCTGCCCGCCGACCCCGACGGTCTGGCCGATGCATTCCGGACCGCAGCGCGGCGACTCGGGATCCGCCTGCTGGTGTCGGGCGGCTGGAGCGGTTTCATGTCGACCGAATCCGGCTCTGCCACATCCGAATCCGAAGCATCGGGACTCACGGATGCGATCCGCGTCGTCGGACACGTCGATCACGACACCGTGCTGCCGCGGTGTCGGGCCGCGGTCCACCACGGCGGCGCGGGTTCGGTGGCCGCCGGGTTGCGTGCCGGCCTGCCGACGCTGATCACGTGGGTCGGCGCCGATCAGCCGATCTGGGGCCGGGCGGTGAGCAAGGCCGCTGTCGGGGCCACGCTGCCGATGGCGCGGGTGACAGCGGAGTCGCTGATCGGCGCCCTCGACACGATCCTGGACACCGAGGTCCGGGGACGGTCCGCCGAGCTCCGCAGTCGGCTCATCGCCCCCGACGAGGCCGTACACGCGGCGGCCGACATCGTCGAGGACACGATGCTTGTCACGACGGTGCGCGGCGCCGGCTGA